The following proteins are co-located in the Acidobacteriota bacterium genome:
- the asnB gene encoding asparagine synthase (glutamine-hydrolyzing) — protein MCGIAGVVGLRDGLDPPTLDELTRMAGALRHRGPDEFGVYRDRHAGLAHARLSIIDLATGQQPLANEDDTWWIAFNGEIFNYLELRDDLVARGHRFRTRSDTEVIVHAYEEWRDEAFRRFNGQWAVALWNAARRTLVLARDPYGVRPLYCCEHRGRLYFASEVKAIFAADPTVPRALDPIGLEQVFTFWAPLAPRTVFSGVTELEPAAVLTLSPSGLTKRWAWEPTYPAAIDDEFRGSREEAVDAVRDALEQATALRMLRADVPVGSYLSGGLDSSLVAALGLRAKGDRFSTFSLRFEDAEYDETAYQRLMAAHLGSDHHEVLVSRRDIAQVFPDVVYHAERPMLRTAPAPLFLLSKLVHDAGIKVVLTGEGADEMFAGYDLFREGKVRRFWARQPASTWRPALLERLYPYLQRSPVAQRAVARQFFGRDLGASGMPGFAHGTRWHTTGALKRLLGPDMRAAVGARDVVADFLATLPPEFGQWSALAQDQFVEIRTLLSGYLLSAQGDRMLMAHSVEGRFPFLDRNVARLADSLPPAYKLRVLDEKHVLKRASAGLVPAEILDRKKQPYRAPDALSFTGADRPAWVDEVVSERAVAEAGVFDPRQVGQLWQKCLARAGSGQFSNADNMALVGVLSTQLLHHHLIRAEQAPPPVPLRTLVDAIS, from the coding sequence GACGCGGATGGCGGGCGCGCTCCGCCATCGCGGGCCCGACGAGTTCGGGGTGTACCGCGATCGCCACGCCGGGCTCGCGCACGCCCGGCTGTCGATCATCGATCTCGCCACCGGCCAGCAGCCGCTCGCCAACGAAGACGACACCTGGTGGATCGCTTTCAACGGCGAGATCTTCAACTACCTCGAGCTGCGCGACGACCTCGTCGCGCGCGGCCACCGGTTTCGCACCCGCTCCGACACCGAGGTCATCGTCCACGCCTACGAGGAGTGGCGCGACGAAGCGTTCCGCCGCTTCAACGGCCAGTGGGCCGTGGCCCTGTGGAACGCCGCGCGCCGAACGCTCGTGCTCGCGCGCGACCCCTACGGCGTCAGGCCGCTTTACTGCTGCGAGCACCGGGGCCGCCTCTATTTCGCCAGCGAGGTGAAGGCCATCTTCGCGGCCGACCCGACGGTGCCGCGTGCGCTCGATCCCATTGGCCTCGAGCAGGTCTTCACGTTCTGGGCCCCGCTCGCTCCCCGGACGGTGTTCTCCGGCGTCACGGAACTCGAGCCGGCCGCCGTGCTCACGCTGTCGCCATCGGGCCTCACGAAGCGCTGGGCGTGGGAGCCGACGTACCCGGCGGCCATCGACGACGAGTTCCGCGGGTCGCGCGAAGAGGCGGTCGATGCCGTGCGCGATGCCCTCGAGCAGGCCACCGCGCTGCGCATGCTGCGCGCCGACGTACCGGTTGGGAGCTACCTGTCGGGCGGGCTCGACTCGTCGCTCGTCGCCGCGCTCGGCCTTCGCGCCAAGGGCGATCGCTTCTCGACCTTCTCGCTGCGCTTCGAGGACGCGGAGTACGACGAGACGGCCTACCAGCGCCTGATGGCCGCGCACCTCGGCAGCGACCACCACGAGGTCCTCGTGTCGCGTCGCGACATCGCCCAGGTATTCCCCGATGTCGTCTACCACGCCGAACGGCCGATGCTCCGGACGGCGCCGGCGCCGCTCTTCCTGCTGTCGAAGCTCGTGCACGATGCGGGCATCAAGGTGGTGCTGACGGGGGAGGGCGCCGACGAGATGTTCGCCGGCTACGACCTCTTCCGCGAGGGCAAGGTGCGCCGGTTCTGGGCACGCCAGCCGGCGTCGACGTGGCGTCCGGCGCTGCTCGAGCGCCTCTACCCCTATCTGCAGCGGTCGCCGGTCGCGCAACGGGCCGTGGCGCGGCAGTTCTTCGGCCGCGACCTTGGCGCCTCCGGCATGCCCGGCTTTGCGCACGGCACCCGATGGCACACCACCGGCGCGCTGAAGCGCCTGCTCGGCCCTGACATGCGCGCGGCCGTGGGCGCGCGCGACGTCGTCGCCGACTTCCTGGCGACGCTGCCCCCCGAGTTCGGCCAGTGGAGCGCGCTCGCGCAGGACCAGTTCGTCGAGATCCGGACGCTGCTCTCCGGCTACCTGCTCTCTGCCCAGGGCGACCGCATGCTCATGGCCCACTCGGTCGAAGGGCGTTTCCCGTTCCTCGACCGCAACGTCGCCCGACTTGCCGACTCGCTGCCGCCCGCGTACAAGCTGCGCGTCCTCGACGAGAAGCACGTGCTCAAGCGCGCGTCGGCCGGTCTCGTGCCGGCCGAAATCCTCGATCGAAAGAAGCAGCCCTACCGCGCGCCCGACGCGTTGTCGTTCACCGGCGCCGATCGGCCCGCGTGGGTCGACGAGGTCGTGAGCGAGCGGGCCGTGGCCGAGGCGGGGGTGTTCGACCCGAGGCAGGTGGGGCAGCTCTGGCAGAAGTGCCTGGCCCGCGCCGGCAGCGGGCAGTTCTCGAACGCCGACAACATGGCCCTCGTGGGCGTCCTGTCGACGCAGTTGCTCCACCACCACCTGATTCGCGCGGAGCAGGCGCCGCCCCCGGTGCCGCTCCGGACGCTGGTCGACGCCATCTCGTAG